The Streptomyces sp. NBC_01197 genome window below encodes:
- a CDS encoding ABC transporter permease, giving the protein MTVWKTSMRNFFAHKGRMALSAVAVLLSVGFVCGTLVFTDTMNATFDKLFAATASDVTVSPKSAKGTDNSTQNGKPDSLPASAVRQVEKADGVRSAQGGVSSMNVTVVNSHNKDMGSSSGAPTIAGNWTTDDNKSMEITSGHAPHGATEVMVDADTAKKHHLKLGDELRTITVSGDIRARISGIATFKVTNPGAAVVYYDTATAQRELLGGPGLFTSISVNAESGVSDARLKQNVEAVLHGPYKFETQKENADANRSEVGSFLDVMKYAMLGFAGIAFLVGIFLIINTFSMLVAQRTREIGLMRALGSSRKQVNRSVLVEALLLGVFGSLLGVGAGVGLAVGLMKVMSSVGMDLSTEDLTVKWTTPLVGMLLGVIVTIVAAYIPARRAGKISPMAALRDSGTPADGSAGRLRAAIGLVLTGGGAAALFAAAAADKSGQGSLYLGVGVVLTLIGFVVIGPLLAGVVVRGISAVVLRFFGPVGRMAERNALRNPRRTGATGAALMIGLALVACLSVVGSSMVASATDELDKSVGADFIVQSGSGQLIVPQAQKALEATPGIEHVTNYKAVDSRLTAPDGKSEDESVIAADPTYSQDLRRETVSGDLSAAYGKDAMSVGDAYAKKHHIKVGDTMSVAFKGGRTAKLRIAAITSDDTSVDKGAMYLNITTAARYVPAAKMPPNVIMFAKARDGQEKAAYAGLKKSLAKYPQYKVQDQTDFKQDLKDQIGQLLNIVYALLALAIIVAVLGVVNTLALSVVERTREIGLMRAIGLSRRQLRRMIRLESVVIALFGALLGLGLGMGWGTSAQKILALEGMGVLEIPWPTIITVFVASAFVGLFAALIPAFRAGRMNVLNAIATD; this is encoded by the coding sequence ATGACCGTCTGGAAGACCTCGATGCGCAACTTCTTCGCGCACAAGGGACGGATGGCGCTCTCCGCCGTCGCGGTCCTGCTGTCGGTCGGCTTCGTGTGCGGCACGCTCGTCTTCACCGACACCATGAACGCCACGTTCGACAAGCTCTTCGCGGCCACCGCGTCGGACGTCACGGTCAGCCCCAAGTCCGCCAAGGGCACCGACAACAGCACCCAGAACGGCAAGCCGGATTCGCTGCCCGCCTCCGCGGTGCGGCAGGTCGAGAAGGCCGACGGGGTGCGGTCGGCGCAGGGCGGCGTCAGCAGCATGAACGTGACGGTCGTCAACAGCCACAACAAGGACATGGGCTCCAGCAGCGGCGCTCCGACGATCGCCGGCAACTGGACGACCGACGACAACAAGTCGATGGAGATCACCTCCGGCCACGCGCCGCACGGCGCCACAGAGGTGATGGTCGACGCGGACACCGCGAAGAAGCACCACCTCAAGCTGGGTGACGAGCTGCGCACGATCACCGTCAGCGGTGACATCAGGGCCCGGATATCCGGTATCGCCACGTTCAAGGTGACCAACCCCGGTGCGGCCGTCGTGTACTACGACACCGCCACCGCGCAGCGCGAACTGCTGGGCGGCCCAGGCCTCTTCACGAGCATCTCCGTCAACGCCGAGTCCGGGGTGAGCGATGCCCGGTTGAAGCAGAACGTGGAAGCGGTGCTGCACGGCCCGTACAAGTTCGAGACGCAGAAGGAGAACGCGGACGCCAACCGCTCGGAGGTCGGCTCGTTCCTCGACGTGATGAAGTACGCGATGCTCGGCTTCGCCGGAATCGCCTTCCTTGTCGGCATCTTCCTGATCATCAACACCTTCTCGATGCTGGTCGCCCAGCGCACCCGTGAGATCGGCCTGATGCGGGCCCTCGGCTCCAGCCGCAAACAGGTCAACCGCTCGGTGCTGGTCGAGGCGCTGCTCCTCGGTGTCTTCGGCTCGCTCCTCGGTGTCGGCGCCGGTGTCGGCCTGGCGGTCGGGCTGATGAAGGTGATGAGTTCCGTGGGCATGGACCTGTCCACGGAGGACCTGACGGTCAAGTGGACGACTCCGCTCGTCGGCATGCTGCTCGGTGTCATCGTGACGATCGTCGCCGCGTACATCCCGGCCCGCCGGGCCGGGAAGATCTCCCCGATGGCCGCGCTGCGGGACTCCGGTACGCCCGCCGACGGCAGCGCCGGCCGGCTCAGGGCGGCGATCGGCCTGGTGCTCACCGGAGGCGGTGCGGCGGCGCTGTTCGCCGCGGCCGCCGCGGACAAGTCCGGCCAGGGTTCGCTCTACCTCGGCGTGGGCGTGGTTCTCACGCTCATCGGCTTCGTGGTCATCGGCCCGCTCCTCGCGGGTGTCGTGGTCCGGGGGATCAGCGCGGTTGTGCTGCGGTTCTTCGGCCCGGTCGGGCGGATGGCCGAGCGCAACGCGCTGCGCAACCCGCGGCGTACGGGAGCGACGGGCGCCGCGCTGATGATCGGGCTCGCACTGGTCGCCTGTCTGTCGGTCGTCGGCTCGTCGATGGTGGCCTCGGCCACCGATGAGCTCGACAAATCGGTCGGCGCGGACTTCATCGTCCAGAGCGGCAGCGGCCAGCTGATCGTGCCGCAGGCCCAGAAGGCACTGGAAGCGACGCCGGGCATTGAGCACGTCACCAACTACAAGGCGGTCGACTCCAGGCTGACCGCGCCCGACGGGAAGAGCGAGGACGAGTCAGTCATCGCGGCCGACCCGACGTACTCGCAGGACCTGCGGCGCGAGACCGTGTCGGGCGACCTCTCGGCGGCGTACGGCAAGGACGCCATGTCCGTCGGTGACGCCTACGCCAAGAAGCACCACATCAAGGTCGGCGACACCATGTCCGTCGCGTTCAAGGGCGGCCGGACGGCGAAGCTGAGGATCGCGGCCATCACCTCGGACGATACGAGCGTCGACAAGGGCGCGATGTATCTGAACATCACGACGGCCGCGCGGTATGTGCCCGCAGCCAAGATGCCGCCGAACGTCATCATGTTCGCCAAGGCCAGGGACGGCCAGGAGAAGGCGGCCTACGCCGGGCTGAAGAAGTCCCTGGCCAAGTACCCGCAGTACAAGGTGCAGGACCAGACCGACTTCAAGCAGGATCTGAAGGACCAGATCGGGCAGCTGCTCAACATCGTCTATGCGCTGCTGGCCCTGGCGATCATCGTCGCGGTGCTCGGTGTGGTGAACACGCTGGCCCTGTCCGTCGTCGAGCGGACCAGGGAGATCGGCCTGATGCGGGCGATCGGCCTCTCGCGCCGGCAGCTGCGCCGGATGATCCGGCTGGAGTCGGTGGTCATCGCGCTCTTCGGTGCGCTGCTCGGCCTGGGGCTCGGGATGGGCTGGGGCACATCGGCCCAGAAGATCCTCGCCCTGGAGGGCATGGGGGTCCTGGAGATCCCGTGGCCCACGATCATCACGGTCTTCGTCGCCTCGGCGTTCGTGGGCCTGTTCGCCGCCCTGATCCCGGCGTTCCGGGCGGGCCGGATGAACGTGCTGAACGCGATCGCGACCGACTGA
- a CDS encoding SigE family RNA polymerase sigma factor, producing the protein MTVEEFEEFYAHSAKQLVGQVYLMTGDLHEAQDVVQEAFVRAWGRRSALYRDAGPEAWIRTVAWRLAVSRWRRRGRSAEAWRRHSDTRPATVPEPDPGTVAMVSALRQLTERQRRVAVLHYVCDLTVEQVAAETGISAGTVKTHLSRARASLAPHLSEEEHGV; encoded by the coding sequence ATGACCGTCGAGGAGTTCGAGGAGTTCTACGCTCACTCCGCGAAACAGCTGGTGGGACAGGTCTACCTGATGACCGGCGACCTCCATGAGGCCCAGGACGTGGTGCAGGAGGCATTCGTACGGGCCTGGGGCCGGCGCTCCGCGCTCTACCGGGACGCCGGCCCCGAGGCGTGGATACGGACCGTGGCCTGGCGGCTCGCGGTGAGCCGCTGGCGCAGGCGTGGCCGGAGCGCCGAGGCCTGGCGCCGGCACAGCGACACCCGCCCCGCGACCGTGCCCGAGCCCGATCCGGGCACCGTCGCGATGGTGTCCGCGCTGCGGCAGCTGACCGAGCGGCAGCGGCGGGTGGCGGTCCTGCACTACGTGTGCGACCTCACGGTCGAGCAGGTGGCCGCCGAGACGGGGATATCGGCGGGAACCGTCAAGACCCATCTCTCCCGCGCCCGCGCCTCGCTCGCGCCGCATCTCTCCGAGGAGGAACACGGTGTCTGA
- a CDS encoding MFS transporter — MIRVRDPFRRAQVAIAALFCFLGFQYGTWASRLPTLKAQLHLTEAELGLLLMACGAGAAVSFPLVTVLMRRLGSRRLASLSALCLGLLLLALAEVPNYPVAVVIVGCDGIAVGCLNVAMNAQGAALETTYGRTAMARLHATFSAGSLGAALLASGVNTLTTSLAVHFGTAAAILLLLVGFAQTGLLTEDQQPESRQPEKKKATTRRRLSVPSRLTLWMGCAMAFGTVTEGAMNDWSALYMKDVLKAAASVAPLGIAVVSVMMVLARVFADGWRTRWGDGRIVLTGSVLAGVGLALALLVGGVVPALIGFACVGLGVAAVTPCVYVAAARQGPEALALVAAMGTVGLLAGPAVIGFIANAGGLVWGMGAVAAAALLVSLCATRIRWAPPAEN; from the coding sequence CTGATCCGCGTGCGCGATCCGTTCCGCCGGGCGCAGGTGGCGATCGCCGCGCTGTTCTGCTTCCTGGGCTTCCAGTACGGCACCTGGGCATCGCGGCTGCCCACCCTCAAGGCACAGCTCCATCTGACCGAGGCGGAACTGGGTCTGCTGCTGATGGCCTGCGGTGCGGGTGCGGCGGTCTCGTTCCCGCTCGTCACCGTACTGATGAGGCGCCTGGGCTCGCGCCGCCTCGCCTCGCTCTCCGCGCTCTGCCTCGGGCTGCTCCTGCTGGCGCTTGCCGAGGTGCCGAACTATCCGGTCGCCGTGGTCATCGTGGGCTGCGACGGAATCGCCGTCGGCTGTCTGAACGTGGCCATGAACGCGCAGGGAGCCGCGCTCGAAACCACGTACGGGCGTACGGCCATGGCCAGACTGCACGCGACGTTCAGCGCCGGTTCGCTGGGCGCGGCGCTGCTGGCGTCCGGCGTGAACACGCTGACCACGTCGCTGGCCGTCCACTTCGGTACGGCGGCCGCGATCCTGCTCCTGCTGGTCGGGTTCGCCCAGACCGGGCTACTGACGGAGGACCAGCAGCCGGAGAGCCGGCAGCCGGAGAAGAAGAAGGCGACGACCCGGCGACGACTCTCCGTACCGTCGCGTCTGACGCTGTGGATGGGGTGCGCGATGGCGTTCGGCACCGTGACCGAGGGCGCCATGAACGACTGGTCGGCGCTCTATATGAAGGACGTGCTCAAGGCGGCGGCTTCGGTGGCCCCGCTGGGCATCGCCGTCGTCTCGGTCATGATGGTGCTGGCCCGCGTCTTCGCCGACGGCTGGCGCACCCGCTGGGGCGACGGGCGGATCGTGCTGACCGGCAGCGTGCTGGCGGGCGTGGGCCTGGCGCTCGCCCTGCTGGTCGGCGGCGTGGTCCCGGCGCTCATCGGATTCGCCTGCGTCGGCCTGGGGGTGGCGGCCGTGACGCCCTGCGTGTATGTCGCCGCCGCGCGGCAGGGCCCGGAGGCGCTGGCGCTGGTCGCCGCGATGGGGACCGTCGGCCTGCTGGCCGGGCCGGCGGTGATCGGTTTCATCGCGAACGCCGGCGGCCTGGTGTGGGGCATGGGCGCCGTGGCGGCCGCGGCCCTCCTGGTCTCCCTGTGCGCGACCCGGATCCGCTGGGCGCCGCCGGCAGAGAACTGA
- a CDS encoding HNH endonuclease family protein, whose product MIRTRSALPAVVAVATALALGGCKAGDGSSGSSGPAGKAPHGSALAAADALTVKGRAPKTGYARKEFGSAWSDTDHNHCPTRDDVLKRDLRDVRYKSGDCQITSGTLVKDPYTGTTINFVRGHSKVDIDHVVALSDAWQKGAQQWDRTKRTALANDPLNLLAVDSSTNRSKGDGDTATWLPAYKPARCGYVARQVAVKKKYGLWVTGAEKNAMKRILSGCPSERLPTG is encoded by the coding sequence TTGATACGTACGCGCTCCGCCCTCCCCGCAGTTGTGGCCGTCGCCACCGCACTCGCCCTCGGCGGCTGCAAGGCCGGTGACGGCTCCTCAGGTTCGTCCGGGCCCGCGGGGAAGGCGCCGCACGGCTCCGCGCTCGCCGCCGCCGACGCCCTGACCGTCAAGGGGCGTGCGCCCAAGACCGGTTACGCGCGCAAGGAGTTCGGCAGCGCCTGGTCGGACACCGACCACAATCACTGCCCGACCCGGGACGACGTGCTCAAGCGCGATCTGCGGGATGTCCGGTACAAGAGCGGTGACTGCCAGATCACTTCGGGAACGCTGGTCAAGGACCCCTACACCGGGACGACGATCAACTTCGTGCGCGGGCACAGCAAGGTCGACATAGACCATGTCGTGGCACTCTCCGACGCCTGGCAGAAGGGCGCCCAGCAGTGGGACAGGACCAAGCGGACCGCCCTCGCGAACGATCCGCTGAACCTGCTGGCGGTCGACTCCTCCACCAATCGCAGCAAGGGCGACGGTGACACGGCGACCTGGCTGCCCGCGTACAAGCCGGCGCGGTGCGGCTATGTCGCACGGCAGGTGGCGGTGAAGAAGAAGTACGGGCTGTGGGTGACGGGCGCGGAGAAGAACGCGATGAAGCGGATCCTCTCCGGCTGCCCGTCCGAGAGACTGCCCACCGGCTGA
- a CDS encoding MMPL family transporter: MSAQNGTDTGATAAPGAGARAGRLRRLGEWCARHFVVVIVAWLVALGVLHALQGSFGGTYSDDFSLPGTQSNNGAQVLSHHDPAAGGIGAQVVLHDGKKSLTGFQSQIDQTVSSLQKLPHVLSAVNPLPASSSSPPTGALSSDGKTGYITVRFTANPTSFGTSYLHGVDSAVSPLRAAGVEVEYGGPLGELARPKATDLTSEGIGFGVAVVVLLIGFGSVIAAGVPLVTALISVIVGLSCLALLAAAFTFASVSPTLATMIGLGVGIDYALFLITRHRQQLIDGADPVTAAGRAVATSGRAVLVSGCTVVVALAGLYVSQVSFIGRLGVASAVTVVTAVIGAVTLVPALLGLAGRRIDRYRVRKPVAEGPAEQGAEPAAKSAGPAKSAGRVGGWHRYAQRIERRPWWFLVTGVVIAGVLAIPLFSIRLGHIGDGADPTSFTDRRAYDLIASGFGPGANGPLTLVVDQSKVPSSDRSALADSLKKALTDVPGAASVSSLKPTSDGQVLTGSVVSRTSPQDAGTSTLFKNLKNTILPNAVAGTAATTYVTGTTAAQQDFLDIIAARLPLIIAVVVAVAFVIILAVFRGLLVALKAAVLNLLSIAASYGVVVAVFQWGWGGPSLGVHGTVPIESYVPMMMFAIVFGLSMDYEVFLLARVHEAWVRTRDSRGSVAHGLEITARVISCAALIMVSVFAAFLLSDNIVVKMLGLGLAVSVLIDATVVRLLLVPAVMTLLGSSAWWTPHWLDRVLPHIDTEGERQGAAGAG, translated from the coding sequence ATGAGCGCGCAGAACGGTACGGACACGGGAGCGACGGCGGCGCCGGGAGCCGGGGCCCGGGCGGGCCGGCTGCGGCGGCTCGGGGAGTGGTGCGCCCGCCATTTCGTCGTCGTCATCGTGGCCTGGCTGGTCGCCCTCGGCGTGCTCCATGCCCTCCAGGGCAGCTTCGGCGGCACGTACTCGGACGACTTCTCGCTGCCTGGTACGCAGTCGAACAACGGCGCCCAGGTGCTCAGCCACCACGACCCGGCGGCCGGCGGGATCGGCGCGCAGGTGGTGCTGCACGACGGGAAGAAGTCCCTGACCGGCTTCCAGAGCCAGATCGACCAGACCGTCAGCTCGCTGCAGAAACTCCCGCACGTCCTCTCGGCGGTGAACCCGCTGCCTGCCTCGTCCTCGTCGCCGCCCACCGGCGCGCTGTCCTCCGACGGGAAGACCGGCTACATCACCGTCCGATTCACCGCTAACCCCACCTCGTTCGGGACGTCGTACCTCCACGGCGTGGACTCCGCGGTGTCGCCACTGCGGGCCGCGGGCGTCGAGGTCGAGTACGGCGGGCCGCTCGGGGAGCTGGCCCGGCCCAAGGCCACCGATCTGACCAGTGAGGGCATCGGGTTCGGGGTGGCCGTGGTCGTCCTGCTCATCGGCTTCGGCAGTGTCATCGCCGCGGGGGTGCCGCTGGTCACCGCGCTGATCAGCGTCATCGTCGGGCTGAGCTGTCTGGCGCTGCTCGCCGCCGCGTTCACCTTCGCCAGTGTCTCGCCGACCCTCGCCACGATGATCGGGCTCGGCGTCGGGATCGACTACGCACTGTTCCTGATCACCCGTCACCGGCAGCAGCTCATCGACGGCGCCGACCCGGTCACCGCGGCGGGGCGGGCGGTCGCCACCAGCGGCCGGGCCGTGCTGGTCTCCGGCTGCACGGTCGTCGTCGCGCTGGCCGGGCTGTACGTGTCGCAGGTCAGCTTCATCGGCAGACTCGGGGTCGCGTCCGCCGTCACGGTCGTCACCGCGGTGATCGGCGCGGTCACCCTCGTACCGGCGCTGCTCGGGCTCGCGGGGCGCCGGATCGACCGCTACCGGGTGCGGAAGCCGGTCGCCGAGGGCCCGGCCGAGCAGGGTGCGGAACCGGCCGCGAAATCCGCGGGGCCCGCGAAGTCCGCGGGTCGGGTCGGCGGCTGGCACCGTTACGCACAGCGCATCGAGCGCCGCCCGTGGTGGTTCCTGGTGACCGGAGTGGTGATCGCCGGGGTGCTGGCGATCCCGCTGTTCTCCATCCGGCTCGGCCACATCGGTGACGGCGCCGACCCCACCAGCTTCACGGACCGGCGTGCGTACGACCTGATCGCCAGTGGGTTCGGGCCCGGCGCCAACGGGCCGCTGACCCTCGTCGTCGACCAGAGCAAAGTGCCGTCGAGCGACCGGTCGGCGCTGGCGGACAGTCTCAAGAAGGCGCTCACCGACGTCCCCGGCGCGGCGAGCGTCAGCAGCCTCAAACCCACCAGCGACGGCCAGGTGCTGACGGGGTCGGTGGTCTCCCGCACCTCACCGCAGGACGCCGGAACCAGCACACTGTTCAAGAACCTCAAGAACACCATCCTGCCCAACGCGGTGGCCGGGACCGCCGCCACGACCTATGTGACGGGCACGACCGCGGCCCAGCAGGACTTCCTCGACATCATCGCCGCCCGGCTCCCGCTCATCATCGCCGTGGTCGTCGCGGTCGCCTTCGTCATCATCCTGGCGGTGTTCCGCGGGCTCCTCGTGGCGCTCAAGGCCGCCGTGCTCAACCTCCTGTCGATCGCGGCGTCCTACGGAGTGGTCGTCGCCGTCTTCCAGTGGGGGTGGGGCGGCCCCTCGCTCGGCGTCCACGGGACGGTGCCGATCGAGAGTTACGTCCCGATGATGATGTTCGCCATCGTCTTCGGGCTCTCCATGGACTACGAGGTCTTCCTGCTCGCCCGGGTGCACGAGGCCTGGGTGCGCACCCGCGACAGCAGGGGCAGCGTCGCGCACGGTCTGGAGATCACGGCGCGCGTCATCAGCTGCGCGGCGCTCATCATGGTCAGCGTCTTCGCCGCGTTCCTCCTCAGCGACAACATCGTGGTCAAGATGCTCGGCCTCGGACTGGCCGTCAGCGTCCTCATCGACGCGACGGTCGTCCGGCTGCTGCTGGTCCCCGCCGTGATGACCCTGCTCGGCAGCAGCGCGTGGTGGACGCCGCACTGGCTCGACCGGGTGCTGCCGCACATCGACACCGAGGGCGAGCGCCAGGGGGCTGCCGGGGCCGGCTGA
- the mfd gene encoding transcription-repair coupling factor: protein MSLHGLLDAAISDPALAEAVKAAGDGHRMHVDLVGPPAARPFAVAALARETRRTVLAVTATGREAEDLAAALRSLFPADQQDAVVEYPSWETLPHERLSPRSDTVGRRIAVLRRLAHPSADDPSAGPVSVVVAPIRSVLQPQVKGLGDLEPVALRQGSSADLGDITEALAAAAYARVELVEKRGEFAVRGGILDVFPPTEEHPLRVEFWGDEVEEIRYFKVADQRSLEIAEHGLWAPPCRELLLTDDVRERAAALALAHPELGELLDKIAEGIAVEGMESLAPVLVDDMELLIDVLPAGSMAVVCDPERVRSRAADLVATSQEFLQASWAATAGGGDAPIDVGAASLRGIAEVRDRARELGMMWWAVSPFAADEDIADDMIKLGMHAPETYRGDTARALADTKGWIADGWRTVYLTEGHGPASRTVEVLSGEGIAARLDADLAELTPSVVHVSCGSIDHGFIDPAIKLAVLSETDLTGQRTASKDLGRMPARRRKSIDPLTLVTGDFIVHEQHGVGRYIEMVQRTVQGATREYLLVEYAPAKRGQPGDRLYIPTDQLEQVTKYVGGEAPTLHRLGGSDWTKTKARAKKAVKEIAGDLIKLYSARMAAPGHSFAQDTPWQRELEDAFPYVETPDQLSTIAEVKEDMEKTVPMDRLICGDVGYGKTEIAVRAAFKAVQDGKQVAVLVPTTLLVQQHFGTFTERYAQFPVVVRALSRFQSDTEAKATLEGLRDGSVDMVIGTHRLFSSETKFKDLGLVIVDEEQRFGVEHKEQLKKLRANVDVLTMSATPIPRTLEMAVTGIREMSTITTPPEERHPVLTFVGPYEEKQIGAAVRRELLREGQVFYIHNRVDSIDRAAARLREIVPEARIQTAHGQMGESALEQVVVDFWEKKFDVLVSTTIVESGIDIANANTLIVERGDNFGLSQLHQLRGRVGRGRDRGYAYFLYPPEKPLTETAHERLATIAQHTEMGAGMYVAMKDLEIRGAGNMLGGEQSGHIAGVGFDLYIRMVGEAVADYRTAVDGGAEEEQPLEVKIELPVDAHVPHEYAPGERLRLQAYRAIASATTDEDIRAVREELTDRYGKLPEQVENLLLVAGLRMLARACGVGEIVLQGPNIRFAPVELRESQELRLKRLYPRTVIKAAAHQILVPRPTAGKIGGKPVVGRELLSWTGEFLASILGS, encoded by the coding sequence ATGAGCCTGCACGGTCTGCTCGATGCCGCCATCTCGGACCCCGCGCTCGCCGAAGCGGTGAAGGCCGCCGGCGACGGGCACCGGATGCATGTCGATCTGGTCGGCCCGCCCGCCGCCCGGCCCTTCGCCGTAGCCGCGCTGGCCCGCGAGACCCGCCGCACGGTGCTGGCGGTCACCGCCACCGGCCGGGAGGCCGAGGATCTGGCCGCCGCGCTGCGCTCGCTCTTCCCGGCGGACCAGCAGGACGCGGTGGTGGAGTACCCGTCCTGGGAGACGCTGCCGCACGAGCGGCTCTCGCCGCGCTCGGACACGGTGGGGCGGCGGATCGCGGTGCTGCGCAGGCTGGCGCACCCGAGCGCCGACGACCCGTCCGCCGGGCCGGTCAGCGTGGTCGTCGCGCCGATCAGGTCCGTACTCCAGCCGCAGGTCAAGGGGCTCGGCGACCTGGAGCCCGTGGCGCTGCGACAGGGTTCGTCCGCCGATCTGGGCGACATCACCGAGGCGCTGGCGGCCGCCGCGTACGCGCGGGTGGAACTGGTCGAGAAGCGCGGCGAGTTCGCCGTCAGGGGCGGCATCCTCGATGTGTTCCCGCCGACCGAGGAGCACCCCCTGCGAGTGGAGTTCTGGGGTGACGAGGTCGAGGAGATCCGTTACTTCAAGGTCGCCGACCAGCGCTCGCTGGAGATCGCCGAGCACGGGCTGTGGGCGCCGCCCTGCCGGGAGCTGCTGCTGACCGACGACGTACGGGAGCGGGCGGCCGCGCTGGCGCTGGCCCACCCCGAGCTGGGCGAGCTGCTCGACAAGATCGCCGAGGGGATCGCCGTCGAGGGCATGGAGTCCCTGGCTCCGGTACTGGTCGACGACATGGAGCTGCTGATCGATGTGCTCCCGGCCGGTTCGATGGCCGTGGTCTGCGACCCGGAGCGGGTGCGGAGCCGGGCGGCCGATCTGGTGGCGACCTCGCAGGAGTTCCTGCAGGCGTCGTGGGCGGCCACCGCGGGCGGGGGCGACGCGCCGATCGATGTGGGCGCCGCCTCGCTCCGGGGTATCGCCGAGGTCCGGGACCGGGCGCGGGAGCTGGGGATGATGTGGTGGGCGGTGAGCCCGTTCGCCGCTGACGAGGACATCGCCGACGACATGATCAAGCTGGGGATGCACGCCCCGGAGACGTACCGCGGCGACACCGCGCGGGCCCTCGCCGACACCAAGGGCTGGATCGCCGACGGCTGGCGCACGGTGTATCTCACGGAGGGCCACGGCCCCGCGAGCCGTACGGTCGAGGTCCTGAGCGGCGAGGGCATCGCCGCCCGGCTCGACGCGGACCTGGCCGAGCTGACCCCTTCGGTCGTGCACGTCTCGTGCGGCTCCATCGACCACGGGTTCATCGACCCGGCGATCAAGCTGGCGGTGCTCTCCGAGACCGACCTCACCGGCCAGCGCACCGCGTCCAAGGACCTGGGCCGGATGCCGGCCCGGCGCCGCAAGTCCATCGACCCGCTGACGCTGGTGACGGGCGACTTCATCGTCCACGAGCAGCACGGCGTGGGCCGCTACATCGAGATGGTGCAGCGCACGGTGCAGGGCGCGACCCGTGAATACCTGCTGGTCGAGTACGCCCCGGCCAAGCGCGGCCAGCCGGGGGACCGGCTGTACATCCCCACCGACCAGCTGGAGCAGGTCACCAAGTACGTGGGCGGCGAGGCCCCGACGCTGCACCGGCTCGGCGGCTCCGACTGGACGAAGACCAAGGCGCGCGCCAAGAAGGCGGTCAAGGAGATCGCCGGGGACCTCATCAAGCTCTACTCGGCGCGGATGGCGGCTCCCGGTCACTCCTTCGCCCAGGACACCCCGTGGCAGCGGGAGCTGGAGGACGCCTTCCCTTACGTGGAGACGCCCGACCAGCTCTCCACGATCGCCGAGGTCAAGGAGGACATGGAGAAGACGGTCCCGATGGACCGGCTGATCTGCGGCGACGTCGGCTACGGCAAGACCGAGATCGCGGTGCGCGCCGCTTTCAAGGCCGTCCAGGACGGCAAGCAGGTGGCGGTCCTCGTGCCGACCACCCTCCTCGTACAGCAGCACTTCGGCACGTTCACCGAGCGGTACGCGCAGTTCCCGGTGGTCGTGCGGGCGCTGAGCCGTTTCCAGTCGGACACCGAGGCGAAGGCGACCCTGGAGGGCCTGCGGGACGGCTCGGTCGACATGGTCATCGGCACGCACCGGCTCTTCTCTTCGGAGACGAAGTTCAAGGACCTGGGCCTGGTCATCGTCGACGAGGAGCAGCGGTTCGGTGTAGAGCACAAGGAGCAGCTGAAGAAACTGCGCGCCAACGTCGACGTCCTGACGATGTCCGCGACGCCCATCCCCCGTACGCTCGAAATGGCCGTGACCGGGATCCGCGAGATGTCGACCATCACGACACCCCCGGAGGAGCGGCACCCGGTGCTGACCTTCGTCGGCCCGTACGAGGAGAAGCAGATCGGCGCGGCCGTCCGCCGTGAACTGCTGCGCGAGGGGCAGGTCTTCTACATCCACAACCGGGTCGACTCGATCGACCGGGCCGCCGCCCGGCTGCGCGAGATCGTCCCGGAGGCGCGCATCCAGACCGCGCACGGGCAGATGGGTGAGAGCGCGCTTGAGCAGGTCGTGGTCGACTTCTGGGAGAAGAAGTTCGACGTCCTGGTCTCCACGACGATCGTGGAGTCCGGGATCGACATCGCGAACGCCAACACCCTGATCGTGGAGCGCGGCGACAACTTCGGCCTCTCCCAGCTGCACCAGCTGCGCGGCCGGGTCGGCCGTGGCCGCGACCGCGGGTACGCGTACTTCCTGTACCCGCCGGAGAAGCCGCTCACCGAGACCGCGCACGAGCGGCTGGCGACGATCGCGCAGCACACCGAGATGGGCGCGGGTATGTACGTCGCCATGAAGGACCTGGAGATCCGCGGCGCGGGGAACATGCTCGGCGGCGAGCAGTCCGGCCATATCGCGGGTGTCGGCTTCGACCTGTACATCCGGATGGTGGGCGAGGCGGTGGCCGACTACCGCACGGCGGTCGACGGGGGAGCCGAAGAGGAACAGCCGCTGGAGGTCAAGATCGAGCTCCCGGTCGACGCGCACGTCCCGCACGAGTACGCGCCCGGCGAGCGGCTGCGCCTCCAGGCGTACCGCGCGATCGCCTCCGCGACCACGGACGAGGACATCAGGGCGGTACGCGAGGAACTCACCGACCGGTACGGCAAGCTGCCCGAGCAGGTCGAGAACCTGCTCCTTGTGGCGGGGCTGCGGATGCTGGCGCGGGCCTGCGGGGTCGGCGAGATCGTCCTCCAGGGCCCCAACATCCGGTTTGCGCCGGTGGAACTGAGGGAGTCCCAGGAACTGCGCCTCAAGCGGCTCTATCCCCGTACGGTCATCAAGGCGGCGGCCCACCAGATCCTGGTGCCGCGCCCGACGGCCGGGAAGATCGGCGGAAAGCCGGTGGTGGGCCGCGAACTCCTGTCGTGGACCGGGGAGTTCCTGGCGTCGATCCTGGGGTCGTGA